Genomic segment of Actinomycetes bacterium:
GATGCGAGCGCGTGGTCGAGGTAGCCGGACTGACCGTCGAAGACGTACGAGTAGGTCTTAGCCCCGATCTTCGCCGCGATCATGTTGGTGAAGCCGGTAGCCTCCAGCGCCGCGATCGGGTCCTCCTTCGCGTAACTGTTGAGGTCGCCGATGATCAGTTGATCCGACTCAGTGACCTTCGTCGGCATCGTGGCCAGCCACTCGGCCAGCTCCTGAGCCGCGACGGTGCGGGTGAGG
This window contains:
- a CDS encoding nuclease; its protein translation is LTRTVAAQELAEWLATMPTKVTESDQLIIGDLNSYAKEDPIAALEATGFTNMIAAKIGAKTYSYVFDGQSGYLDHALASPSLAAQVTGVTEWHINADEPTVLDYNVEFKSAAQVAAYYEADPFRSSDHDPVLVGLSLAPQGDKTPR